In one Carassius carassius chromosome 12, fCarCar2.1, whole genome shotgun sequence genomic region, the following are encoded:
- the LOC132154551 gene encoding alpha/beta hydrolase domain-containing protein 17A-like encodes MNGLSISDLCGLFCCPPCPSRIAAKLAFLPPEPTYTLLPDLESTSPVTSNLGASGLRSRLGGGGGGGGGEGAGGGGGSFVDRSGEGRWKLHLSERAEFQYSQRELDGTEVFLTHSSRGNRVGCMYIRCSPSARYTVLFSHGNAVDLGQMSSFYIGLGTRINCNIFSYDYSGYGVSTGKPSEKNLYADIDAAWHALRSRYGISPENIILYGQSIGTVPTVDLASRYECAAVVLHSPLTSGMRVAFPDTKKTYCFDAFPNIEKVSKITSPVLIIHGTEDEVIDFSHGLALFERCPKAVEPLWVEGAGHNDIELYSQYLERLRRFISQEVAAQ; translated from the exons ATGAACGGCTTATCCATCAGCGACTTGTGTGGCTTGTTCTGTTGCCCGCCTTGTCCGAGCCGGATTGCAGCGAAGCTGGCATTCCTGCCCCCAGAGCCCACCTACACTCTTCTGCCAGACCTGGAGTCCACCTCACCTGTGACCTCTAACCTTGGAGCTTCAGGTTTGCGCTCCCGTTTGGGCGGAGGTGGAGGAGGCGGTGGCGGAGAAGGAGCAGGTGGTGGTGGGGGTAGTTTTGTTGACAGGAGTGGAGAAGGCCGATGGAAGCTGCACCTCTCTGAGCGAGCAGAGTTCCAGTACTCCCAGAGAGAGCTGGACGGAACCGAGGTCTTTCTCACTCACTCCAGCCGTGGAAACAGAGTGGGATGCATGTACATCCGCTGTTCCCCATCCGCAAG GTACACTGTGCTCTTTTCTCACGGTAACGCTGTGGATCTCGGTCAGATGAGCAGCTTCTACATCGGGCTGGGCACTCGTATCAACTGCAACATCTTCTCTTATGATTACTCTGGTTATGGGGTCAGTACAGGGAAGCCCTCAGAGAAGAATCTGTATGCAGACATAGATGCTGCATGGCACGCTTTGCGCTCAAG GTATGGGATCAGCCCTGAGAATATAATTCTTTATGGTCAGAGCATTGGTACCGTGCCCACCGTGGACCTGGCGTCCCGTTATGAGTGTGCTGCTGTGGTACTTCACTCACCCCTCACCTCAGGAATGAGGGTGGCGTTCCCCGACACCAAGAAGACATACTGCTTTGACGCCTTCCCAAA CATTGAGAAGGTTTCTAAAATCACATCTCCAGTGCTGATCATCCACGGGACAGAGGATGAAGTCATTGATTTCTCTCATGGTCTGGCCTTGTTTGAGCGCTGTCCAAAGGCCGTGGAGCCGTTGTGGGTGGAAGGAGCCGGGCACAATGACATCGAGCTCTACAGCCAGTACCTGGAACGCCTGCGCCGATTCATCAGCCAGGAAGTGGCTGCACAGTAA